A section of the Entelurus aequoreus isolate RoL-2023_Sb linkage group LG21, RoL_Eaeq_v1.1, whole genome shotgun sequence genome encodes:
- the lrsam1 gene encoding E3 ubiquitin-protein ligase LRSAM1 isoform X1: MDDQNPKPEDRGAPSERSSRTNHSGSSSHSSHGSAVRARAKAEAARVKATFAQRQADMLIEQAWIEAEQSKKKALIEAEQQCRAAELQANLDALKVRSAVEAACAEAEILEAYEDEVGEPSRQRVTGLAPYSSQQHTSKYVQQHSVDHGQQQLQPPKQEAVYSRERQQNMDNGDPVLSPKRQQNMDNGDTEMHGMNVRSCAEKSNSFHSLHKLQGERQNRPTTHSQQSRGSPVKFPQERCFPQQLHFAPSQDQQRRHQCATNYMPSRDQSVTSDLAKYLIRKEIVSASLLMFDDRPENYWAWKAAFITAIGDLNLSHREELDLLSKWLGPKSAELAKRIRSVHIHDATEGLLMLWRRLEECYGSAEVIENAMLKRLGEFPRIANKDNQKLQELGDLLLELEAARRNGFLPGLSYLNTPRGVNPIAQKLPYYLLEKWISFGSKYKEDFRVQYPPFHVFVQYIQDQAKIRNDPSFAGLGGSYRTDKLQKEIKQSVFARKTDVSNADAGKQNKKEKRVEDPALHPGPAVRKPESSAVIEDQGGEQEEKEPPEVEMELKSESNQQNYWMIQYQRLLDAKPLSLRMQEAGVEKELVNLLCKLSAQHYLPIMAHHRVTTEALRHMNPSDLKKLGINEIGIQKALLKWAQEHLPEGACKMVEQSKETEVIPSEPSFFFPPIPDTSSIMTPSPPVTPGTPITPSAPSPVEGPGGSECVVCMETTAQVIFLPCGHVCCCQVCSGAMQNCPLCRSALSQRIRLYHS, translated from the exons ATGGATGATCAAAACCCTAAACCTGAAGATCGAGGTGCACCTTCTGAACGCTCTAGTCGTACTAATCACTCTGGCAGCTCTAGCCATTCATCACACGGTTCTGCTGTCAGAGCAAGAGCCAAAGCCGAAGCTGCAAGAGTCAAGGCTACATTTGCTCAAAGACAAGCAGACATGCTAATCGAGCAGGCATGGATTGAAGCTGAACAATCAAAGAAAAAAGCGTTGATTGAAGCGGAACAGCAATGTAGAGCAGCTGAATTACAAGCTAACCTTGACGCGCTGAAGGTACGGAGTGCTGTTGAAGCAGCATGCGCTGAGGCTGAAATCTTAGAAGCTTATGAGGATGAAGTTGGAGAACCTTCAAGGCAAAGGGTAACAGGTTTGGCTCCCTATTCCTCACAGCAACACACTAGTAAATATGTGCAACAACATTCTGTGGATCATGGTCAGCAACAACTCCAGCCTCCGAAACAAGAAGCCGTTTATTCACGAGAGCGCCAGCAAAACATGGACAACGGTGATCCCGTCTTATCGCCAAAGCGCCAGCAGAACATGGACAACGGTGATACGGAAATGCACGGTATGAATGTACGCAGTTGTGCagaaaaaagcaactcttttcactcGTTGCACAAATTGCAAGGGGAACGCCAGAACAGACCCACCACCCACAGCCAACAAAGCCGTGGGAGTCCTGTGAAATTCCCCCAAGAAAGATGTTTCCCCCAGCAACTTCACTTCGCACCTTCCCAAGACCAGCAGCGTCGCCACCAATGTGCAACTAACTACATGCCCTCACGTGATCAATCAGTTACATCAGACTTAGCCAAATACCTAATTCGCAAAGAAATAGTTAGCGCTAGTCTCCTGATGTTTGATGATAGACCTGAGAACTACTGGGCATGGAAGGCTGCCTTTATCACTGCCATTGGTGACTTGAACCTCAGCCACAGAGAGGAGTTAGATTTACTGTCCAAGTGGCTGGGACCAAAGTCTGCAGAGTTGGCCAAACGAATCCGTTCAGTCCACATCCATGACGCTACAGAAGGACTCTTAATGTTGTGGAGGAGGCTGGAGGAATGCTATGGGTCAGCTGAAGTCATTGAAAATGCTATGTTGAAGAGGTTAGGGGAATTTCCAAGGATTGCAAATAAGGATAACCAAAAATTACAAGAACTAGGAGATCTATTGCTAGAGCTGGAAGCAGCAAGAAGAAATGGATTCCTACCTGGACTTTCTTACCTCAACACACCCCGGGGAGTCAATCCTATAGCGCAGAAGCTCCCTTATTACCTTCTGGAGAAGTGGATCTCATTTGGCTCGAAATATAAGGAAGACTTTCGGGTTCAATATCCTCCTTTTCACGTCTTTGTACAGTATATTCAAGACCAAGCAAAGATACGAAATGACCCCAGCTTTGCTGGGCTGGGTGGTTCATACAGGACAGATAAACTAcagaaagaaatcaaacaatctgTGTTCGCCAGGAAAACTGATGTTTCCAATGCAGATGCAGGCAAACAAAACAAGAAAGAGAAAAGGGTTGAAGATCCTGCTTTACACCCTGGCCCAGCAGTAAGAAAACCAGAGAGCTCTGCTGTCATCGAAGATCAAGGCGGGGAGCAAGAGGAGAAAGAGCCTCCAGAG GTGGAAATGGAGCTGAAGTCGGAATCCAACCAGCAGAACTACTGGATGATTCAGTACCAGAGATTGCTGGATGCTAAGCCCTTGTCTTTACGCATGCAG GAAGCAGGTGTGGAAAAAGAGCTTGTAAATCTACTGTGTAAACTGTCAGCTCAACATTATCTGCCCATTATGGCTCACCACCGTGTAACAACAGAGGCCCTTCGTCACATGAACCCCTCTGACCTAAAGAAG cttGGCATTAATGAAATTGGCATCCAGAAAGCTCTTCTGAAATGGGCCCAGGAACACCTGCCTGAAG GTGCCTGTAAGATGGTCGAGCAGAGCAAGGAAACTGAAGTTATCCCGTCAGAGCCATCTTTCTTCTTCCCTCCAATTCCCGACACCTCTAGCATCATGACACCCAGCCCACCAGTGACTCCCGGTACCCCCATCACCCCATCAGCACCCAGCCCTGTGGAAGGACCAGGGGGCTCAGAGTGTGTGGTCTGCATGGAGACCACG GCTCAGGTCATCTTTTTGCCATGCGGCCATGTCTGCTGTTGTCAGGTGTGCAGCGGCGCCATGCAGAACTGCCCTCTGTGTCGAAGCGCCTTATCCCAGCGCATACGCCTCTACCACAGTTAG